Part of the Leclercia sp. AS011 genome is shown below.
AGCCGCCATCCCCAGCTGAGGAACTGCTCGTCGGTGGTGAAGGTGCTGATCAGCGACACCAGCCCGGTAGAGAGCAGCAGGCCAACGCCATACCCCACCTGCACGCCGCTGCTGTAAAACGCCTTTTTTCGCGCCGGGGCGCTTTCTACTGAGAGCAGCGCCGCGCCGCCCCATTCGCCGCCGACGGCGAAGCCCTGAACGGCGCGCAGGGTAACCAGCAGCACCGGAGCCCACCAGCCAATTGCAGAAAACGAGGGCAGGATACCAATCAGCGCGGTAGCGATACCCATCATCCATACCGTCAGCATCAGCATCCGCTTGCGGCCCAGCTTGTCGCCAAAGTGGCCGAAGATCACCCCGCCGAGCGGGCGGAACAGAAAGCCGACGCCGAAGGTGGCAAAGGCGGCGAGGGTGCCCATCGCCGGACTAATCTGCGGGAAAAATTCGCGGTTAAAGACCAGCGCGGCGGTAATGCCGTACAGCAAAAAATCGTACCAGTCGACGACTGCCCCGGCAAAACTGCCGAGAGCCGCGCGGCGCGCGCGATTGAGCGATGGTGTGGCCCCGTCGGGGGACGAGGAAGCGAGGGTGGTGTCCATAGTGATCCTGTCTGACGTTATTTTCTTATAGGTATAGGAAAAAGATCGCTCACATTGCGGTCGCCTGAAAAAAGCGACGGGTATGAGACTACCCCGACAGCGGACAGCTGAAAACGTTTTTATCCCCGGGTGAGCTAAACGGGTAATATTTATCGACATGATGATTTGTTATCTGGCTATAAACGCAGCAGCAAGGCTATGCTTGTCAGATACGTGGAGCGACAGAGGAAGGGAATGATGCGTCGAAGTACGATTCTGGGCTGTTTTGCAGCTTTACTGGTCAGTCAGAGTGCGCTGGCGGTGAGCTATCCGTTGCCACCTGAAGGGAGTCGTCTGGTGGGGAGCCCGCAGGTCATCACCGTTCCGGCTGACAACAAATTGCCGCTGGAAGCCTTTGCCGCGCAGTACGGGCAGGGGTTGAGCAATATGCTGGAGGCTAACCCGGGGGCCGATCCGTTTTTACCCAAATCCGGCTCGCAGCTGGTGGTGCCCCAGCAGATCATTCTGCCGCCGACGGTGCGGGAGGGCATTGTGGTAAACGTGGCGGAAATGCGCCTTTACTACTATCCACCGGGCAGCAACACCGTGGAGATCTTCCCGATCGGCATAGGCGAAGCCGGGCGGGAAACGCCGCGTAACTGGGTAACCGCCGTCGAGCGCAAGCAGGACGGCCCGACCTGGTCACCAACGCCGAACACCCGTCGCGCCTACGCCAAAGAGGGCAAAACCCTGCCTGCCTTTGTTCCCGCCGGCCCGGATAACCCGATGGGGCTGTACGCTCTCTATATCGGCAGGCTGTACGCCATCCACGGTACCAATGCCAACTTTGGCATCGGACTGCGCGTCAGCCAGGGCTGTATTCGTCTGCGCAACGACGATATTAAGTACCTGTTTGACAACGTCCCGGTCGGGACGCGCGTGCAGCTCATCGATCAGCCGGTGAAAGTGACCAACGAGCCGGACGGCAGCCGTTGGGTGGAAGTCCACGAACCGCTGTCGCGTAATCGTGCGGAGTTTGAATCGACCAATAAAGTGCCGCTGCCGATGACGGCAGGATTACGCGCCCAGCTCAACGGATCGGATGTGGATGCCGTGCGGGTCAGCGGCGCGCTGGAGCGCCGCTCAGGAATGCCGGTAAATGTCAGCTTCGGGGGGCACAGTACGCCGCTGACGATGACGTCCGGCCAGTAAGCCAGGCCGTTAAAGCAAAGCCCGCTTAAGTCTCCTTAAGCGGGCTTTGGCGTTTTAAGCAGGTAAAGCCTTTATTTGCGTAAAATCAGGCTGCGTTTTCATTGTTGGCCTCGGCGAAAAGAGAAATACTTTCTTCAGTTAAATATCTGCTTATCAAAGCCACAGGTTTTTTATGCAACGTTTCAGGAATAACCTTTTGCCAGGTTTGCTGGCGTTATTTTGCGTATCGGCAGCCCACGCCGGCGTCAATATCGGCGGCACCCGCGTCATTTATGATGGCGGGAAAAAAGAAGCGGCAATCGACGTCTCAAATCCTGACAACGTTCCTTATCTTATTCAGTCATGGTTTGATAATCAGGACAACAGCAGCGCAAAAATTCCCTTTATTATTACGCCTCCGCTGTATCGCCTGGATCGCGGTCATGAGAATATAATGAGGATCGTTCGCACCGGGAAATTACCGGACAATAAAGAATCTATGTACTGGTTGAATATCAAAGCCATACCTGCAGCGGAGAAAAAGGCAAATTCGCTGCAGATTGCGGTGAAAACGCGCATTAAATTAATTTATCGCCCGGTTTCATTAAAAAGAGATGCTCCCGAGGATTTTGCTAAACAGCTGATATGGAAAATTTCTGCGCATCAGATTTCGGTCAGCAATCCGGGAAAATATTATATGAATTTTAATGAGATTACCGTCGCGGATAAAAAAGTGCCGGAACCGACCTATGTTGCACCGGGGGCGTCGGCATCATTTTCACTCCCGGCGGGCGTCAGCTCCGGACCGATCGCATTTAAACTCATTAATGACTTTGGTGGCGTCGGGCCGACCCATCACGCCGCTATTTAAAAACTTATTATGCGGACGATATTATACTCCTGGTCGCCACCGACTCGTCTGGCCTTTCTTATTGCCCTGGCGTTGTCCGCTGTTATACAGAGCGCCTCGGCAGAGGAGTATTTTAATCCGGCACTGCTTGAAGTGGATAATCCCGCCATGAAAGGGGTCGATCTCTCATCCTTCACGCGCGGCGCGCAGGTTCCGGGTAAATATCGCGTTGAGGTAGTGGTAAACGATCAGTCGGTGGATACCCGGGAAATTGAATTCAGGTCGGTTGCCGCCACCCGGGGCGATACGGCTCTTACGCCTTGCCTGTCGTCAGGTTTGCTACAAAGCTATGGGGTCAAAACCGATCTCTTTCCCGCACTCGATAATAAAAGCGAATGCGTCAATATTGCCGCCATTCCGCAGGCCTCTGCCGATTTTATTTTTGGCGCGCAAAAGCTGCTGTTGAGTTTTCCGCAGGCTGCACTTACTTCTCAGGCGCGCGGCTATGTCGCGCCGGAAATGTGGGATGAAGGGATTAACGCCCTGCTGCTGAACTACAGTATCAGCGGGGATAATACCTGGGGCAGAAACAGCACCACCAACAACAGTCAAAGCCAGTACGCCAACCTGCGCCCGGGAATCAATATTGGCCCCTGGCGTCTGCGCAATTACACCACCTGGCGGCGCGATACCGACGGTCAGGCGCAGTGGGATTCGGTTTACACTTATGTCCAGCGCAACATCGTCTCTCTGAAAAGCCAGCTGACGCTCGGTGACAGCTCTTCTCCTTCCGACGTCTTTGACAGCATTCCCTTTCGCGGCGGTCAGCTGGCCTCCGACGATGAGATGCTGCCGGACAGCCAGAAAGGCTATGCGCCCGTGGTGCGCGGCATTGCGCGTACTAACGCGCAGGTGGTGATCCGCCAGAATGGCTACATCATCTACCAGAGTTATGTTGCGCCGGGCGCATTTGAAATCACCGATATGTACCCGACCGGGGGAGACGGGGATTTAAGTGTTGCCGTTAAAGAAGCGGACGGCAGCGAGCATGATTATGTGGTGCCCTATGCCTCGGTGCCCGTCCTGCAGCGAGAGGGGAGGCTGAAATACAGCCTGACGGGGGGCCAGTATCGCCCGGGTGACAGCCAGGTGGAAAAGCGTTCGCTCATGCAGGGCACCGCGATTTATGGTCTGCCGAAGGGCATCACCCTCTACGGCGGAATCGAGGGATCTCGTCCGTATCAGGCCACGGCCATCGGCGTCGGTAAAAATATGGGGGAGGCCGGCGCGTTGTCCGCCGATGTCACCCAGGCCTGGTCGAGTCCTGAGACGCGGAGCAAAACCAGCGGCCAGGCCTGGCGCGTGCGCTACAGCAAAAACTTTATTGATACCGGAACCCATTTCTCGGCCACCAGCTATCGCTACTCCACAGCAGGTTATTACGGCATGCAGGAGGTGCTGGACGCTGACAGCGAGAGTGATTCGTTGCAGGATCATCGACGCAACCGCGCGGAACTGACGCTGAGTCAGTCGCTGGGGCCCGCCTTCGGCTCCCTCACCGGCAGCGCAATCCGGGAGGCGTACTGGAATGCTGACAAGACGATGAGCTCGTACAGCGTCAGCTACAACAATGCGTGGAACGGCATCACCTGGGGGGTGAGTTATACTTACAGCAACAATGCGAGCGCAGAGGACAGCAGCGGGGAGAAAACCGACGATAAAGATCAGATCCTGGCAGTCAATATCAGTATCCCTCTGGATCGTTTCCTGCGTAATACCTGGGCCAGCTACAGTCTGAATACCAGTAAGAAAGGGGACACCACCCATACGCTGGGTCTGAGTGGCACGGCGCTCCAGGAAAATGCCCTGAGCTGGAGCGTGCAGCAAGGCTATGGCAATGACGGAGCAGGTCATACCGGGAATCTCAGCGCGGATTATCGCGGAACCTATGGCGAAGTCACCGGCGGCTACAGCACCGATGAGAATATGCAGCGCATGAACTACGGCCTCAGTGGCGGCGTGCTGGTTCACGCAGACGGCGTGACCCTGGCGCAGCCTTTTGGTGAAACCATCGCGCTAATTAAAGCCCCGGGTGCCCCGGGCGTGGGCGTCACGGGCCAGACCGGGGTGAAAACCGATTTTCGCGGTTATACCGTCGCCAGCAATGTGTCCCCGTACCGCAAGAATAGCCTGAGCCTGGACACAGAAACGCTGCCTGACGACGTTGAACTGCAATTAACCACCCGGACGGTCATTCCCACTCGCGGGGCGGTGGTCAGAGCGAAATATATTGCCAGCGTGGGGACCCGCGTATTAATGACCCTGACCCGGGGCAACGGGCAACCCGTACCCTTCGGGGCGACAGTAACACGTTCTGCAGATGAAAACTCCGCCGGATTTATTGTCGGGGATCAAGGCCAGGTCTACCTGACCGGGCTGGAAAACAGCGGCACGCTACTGGCGCGTTGGGGCCAGCAGTCGCATCAGCAATGCCGCATTAATTATGTGCTTCAGGGATCGGAAGGTGATTCCGGCGTGGTATTAAGCAATGAAAGATGCAAATAAAATTATCGGCGGGAAAATCGCTGGCGCATTATCGATCGTGGTATTTTGCTGTGCCAGCTTCAATGCCCTTGCGGAGTGCGTATTTGCCGACGGCCAGGGACCCCAGATGCTAAATTTTGCTCCCGGCAACGTTATCGTGCAAAGAGATATACCCGTAGGCTCAGCAATCTATTCAGGTTCATCGGGGTTAGGTCCGACGCTGCTGGAATGCGGCGGTAGCACTAACACTAACGTCTATAAAATGACGTACCTCGGCGGCGTAGCGACATCAATTGCCCATGCCTACGCGACCAATATTCCTGGGGTGGCTATTGAAGTCGATCTTTCGTGGGGATATCTGGACAATCCGCCGTCCACCGATAATACGGGAGCGGGTTCCGTCAACCTCCCTCCGATTCGTTATAAATTATATAAAACGGGCGATATTCAGTCCGGTCAATTAAGTCCGGGACAAATTGGCACCTGGTCGGTGTCAGGCATAACGCCAGTGACCATTAACATGAGCGAGGGGAGTATTACCCAGGTGGCCTGTGCAATAACGACGCCTGAACTCACGTTCCCGATAGGTACGCTGTCGAAAGCGGATTTTGGTACAACGCCAGGCTTTACACCTGCAAAAACCAGCACCCAGAATCTCGGATTAGATTGCGACCGCGCCGCCAATATCAGTGTCACCCTGAATGGCCAGCAAAATCCGGATGTCAGTGATGCCAGCGTTTTGGCGTTAAATAATCAAGGCAGCGCCAGTACCGCAACAGGGGTTGGCGTACAGTTATTATATGAGGGTAAACCGCTGATTATTAATACCCGACTCGCATTAAAAACATCCAGCGGCGGGAAAGAGTCATTCCCTGTGACTGCCCGTTATTATCAAACCAGAAATTCCGTTACCGTCGGTGAAGCCAATACGTCCGCAACGCTGACGCTGACATATCAATAACATTAAGTAATGACTTAATATCATGCCAAGGTGGGCTAAAATGAAAAAACGTTTATGTTATTTAACCGCATCCCTGTCAGCGGCTCTTTTTGCTGGCAATATTTATGCAGGCGATACGGTTAATATCAATGTCACGGGAAAAGTGATTGCTTCTCCCTGTAAAACCCTTAATGGGGGCTCCGACACGTTAAACGTGGACTTAGGACAAGCCATTCAGGCCTCTTCTTTAATGGCGGCCGGTTCGGGTTCGGCAATGACGATGTTTGACTTACCGGTGACCGACTGCCCGGCAAGCACTACTAACGTAAAAGTGACCTTCACCGGCACCCCGGATGCAACAGAGGCTACCATGTGGGCCAACAATGCGGCGCAGCCGGCGGCCAATACGGCCGTTGAGTTATCTCAGCAAAGCACGGGAACCATTTTGAGTAATAACAGCTCATTAATCGGTGCCGTTGACGGGGGTAATACCACCTTTAAACTTCAGGCGCGGGTTTATTCGAAGGCGGGGGTCGCCATGCCCGGGGACGTTTCTTCCGCGATAGTGGCCTCTTTCGAGTACCAGTAAACCCGGTCGGCATCAAAGCAAAAAGCCCGCTTAAGTTTTCTTAAGCGGGCTTCTTTAATTTGGCTCCTCTGACTGGACTCGAACCAGTGACATACGGATTAACAGTCCGCCGTTCTACCGACTGAACTACAGAGGAATCGTGTGAACGGGGCGAATATTAGCGGCGTCGCCTGCACTTGTCAAAGGGTGATCCCACCTGCGTGGATCGTTTGCTGACAAAACCAGCAAAGTGGCGGTTTCCACAACGGTTTGCACGTTTTTGGTGCACCTCTACCTCCAATGGGGCAGATCATAAACCGCTGTTTCATGTTTGAAACCGACGGCAACGATTAGATTTCCTTATTTTCCGCCACTTAGCGGACATATCGGACCTCTTTGCAAAACTGGCAAGCATCTTGCAAAAACCTCAGTACATTCGCGCCGGAACCGGCAATGCATTTCGTACAGGGGGCAAAATGAACTTAAGACGACTGAAATACTTCGTAAAAATCGTCGATATCGGTAGCCTGACCCAGGCCGCTGAGGTGTTGCATATCGCACAGCCGGCACTGAGCCAGCAGGTGGCCACTCTGGAAGGTGAACTGGATCAGCAGCTGTTGATCCGCACGAAACGCGGCGTTACCCCTACCGAAGCGGGCAAGATCCTCTATACCCACGCACGTACCATTTTGCGCCAGTGCGAACAGGCGCAGCTGGCGGTGGGCAATGTCGGGCAGACGCTGAGCGGGCATGTCTCAATCGGCCTGGCCCCGGGAACGGCGGCCTCGTCGGTCACTATGCCGCTCCTGCAGGCGGTGCGCGCGGAGCTGCCGGAGGTGTTGGTCTATCTCCACGAGAACAGCGGTTCAGCGCTGAACGATAAATTGCTCGGCGGACAGCTGGATATGGCGGTGCTTTACGACCGTTCACCCGTGGCCGGGATCACCAGCCAGCCGCTGCTGAAAGAAGATCTCTTCCTGGTGGGGACGCGCGACTGCCCGGGGCAGAGCGTGGATTTAACCGCGGTAGCCGAGATGAATCTGTTCCTGCCGCGCGATTACAGCGCCGTGCGTTTGCGCGTCGATGAAGCTTTCTCCCTGCGCCGTCTGACTGCCAAAATCATCGGTGAGATCGACTCTATCTCCACCCTGACTGCGGCTATCGCCAGTGGAATGGGGGTGACGGTCCTGCCTGAATCCGCAGCCCGCTCGCTCTCCAGCGCTGCCAACGGCTGGATGGCACGGATCTCCTCGCCGTCAATGAGCCTGCCGCTGTCGCTGAACGTCTCGGCGCGCGGTGCCCTGTCGCCGCAGGCGCAGGCGGTAAAAGAGATCCTGATGTCGCTGGTTAGCCGTCCGTCACTGGAGAACCGCGAACTGCAGCTGGTCAGTTGATATTCCATAAAGGTATAAGTTGCGGGTTTTTATTATTTGTTCTCGCGGCGGGCACACTCTAACAATAGCGTCATGTCAGATGCGCCGGAGTGAACCGTGAATTTCCAGCAACTTAAAATTATCCGTGAGGCGGCCCGTCGGGATTACAACCTGACCGAGGTCGCCAACATGCTCTATACCTCCCAGTCGGGCGTCAGCCGCCATATTCGCGAGCTGGAGGAAGAGCTGGGCATTGAGATCTTCATTCGTCGCGGCAAGCGCCTGCTCGGCATGACCGAGCCCGGCAAGGCGCTGTTAACCATTGCTGAACGCATTCTTAATGAAGCCAGCAACGTGCGTCGTCTGGCCGATCTCTTTACCAACGATGCCTCCGGCGTGTTGACCATCGCCACCACCCATACCCAGGCCCGCTACAGCCTGCCGCCGGTGATCAAGGCGTTCCGCGAGCTCTTTCCGGAGGTGCGTCTGGAGCTGATCCAGGGCACGCCCCAGGAGATTGAAGTCCTGCTGCAAAACGGCGGGGCGGATATCGGCATCGCCAGCGAGCGCTTAAGCAACGACCCGCTGCTGGCGGCGTTTCCGTGGTTCCGCTGGCATCACAGCCTGCTGCTGCCTGTCGACCATCCGCTGACGCAGGTCTCGCCGCTGACCCTGGACGATATCGTCAAATGGCCATTGATTACCTATCGCCAGGGCATTACCGGGCGTTCCCGCATTGATGAGGCCTTTAACCGCAAAGGCCTGACGCCGGATGTGGTGCTCAGCGCCCAGGACTCAGACGTCATCCGCACCTATGTCGAGCTGGGGCTGGGGATTGGGCTGGTGGCGGAACAGTCCGGCGGTGAGCGCGAGCAGGGGAGCCTGGTGCGCCTCGATACCCGTCACCTGTTTGACGCCAACACCGTCTGGCTCGGGCTTAAGCGTGGTCAGCTACAGCGCAACTACGTCTGGCGCTTTATCGAACTCTGCAACGCCGGACTCTCGGTGGATGAGATCAAACGTCAGGTCATGGAGCCGGAAGAAGTGGCGATTGACTATCAGATTTAGCCCAACCAACCCCGCATCGCGGGGTTTTTTCTGCGCCGGTTCCGGCGTTGACCACCGTTACATTTCATGATGAATGTTCTTGCGAAGCCCCGTCCCGTTCTCTTCAATCACGCTTTTTTTGTCGCCTGCCAAAAGATATTTTTAATATAGGCTTTAACCTATATAGATTTTAACCTATATTGTCAGGGAGGCACCGTGTGGAAGATTGAAACGACGGACACGTTTGATCGTTGGCTGAGTTCGCTGGATGACCGGGAACGTAGCGGTATGCTGGCTGCGTTAATTGTACTGCAGACGAAAGGGCCGCTACTGCCGCGCCCCTGGGCGGACACCATCAAGCGTTCCCGTTATCACAATATGAAAGAGTTACGGGTGCAGTGTGGCGGTCAGCCCCTGCGGGCATTTTTCGCATTCGATCCGTTCCGTACCGGGATCATTCTTTGCGCAGGTAACAAAGCCGGCAACGAAAAACGCTTCTATGACGAGATGATACCGCTGGCAGATCGCGAATTAACGGCTTATCTGGATAACAAAGAAAGAAAGGAGTGAGGTATGGGCAGAACGCTGGAACAGCTGCTTGCAGAGGAAAAACCTGAAGTAGTGGAGGCCGCCAAAGCCATCGCGGAGGAGATGCTCCTCAACATCCATCTGGCCGAACTGCGTGAGAAAGTGAACAAAACGCAGAACGAAATGGCCCAGGCGCTGGGCTTGAAGCAGCCGACAGTGGCTGGGATGGAAAAGGCCGGGCGCGACATCAAGCTCTCTACCCTCAAACGCTATGTTGAAGCGGCTGGAGGCAAACTGCGCGTCGAGGTCGATCTGCCGGATGGCTCGCATTACGGCTTTGCGCTTTAAACTGCTTTAAACTAGATAAATCATTGCACTAAGGAGAGCGTGATGATCCTGTTTGAAAAATGTACGTCATTACCTCCAGATGTTATATTTAAATATAATATCTGGAGGGATTCTATGTACATAACACGTCTGAAAAAAGTGGGGGGTTCCGTCATGCTGGCCGTGCCTCCCGCGGTTTTAAAAACGCTGGGCCTGCAACCAGACAGCGAGGTCGCGGTGACTATTGAGAAGGGTTGCCTGATCGTTGAACTGCAAAAACGCCCGCACTGTTCGCTGGCTGAACTATTGGCGCAGGGCGATCCGCAGGCCGAACTCAGTAAAGAAGACCGGGAATGGATTGATGCACCTGCTGTAGGCAAGGAGATCCTGTAAATGGACAGAGGGGAAATCTGGCTCGTTTCACTTGATCCTACCGCCGGGCATGAACAAAGCGGAAAACGCCCGGTGCTTATTGTCTCCCCGGCTGCGTTTAATCACCTTACCCGTCTGCCTGTTGTAGTTCCGGTCACCACTGGCGGTAAGTTTGCTCGTACTGCGGGTTTTGCCGTATCCCTGAATGAAGCGGGCTCGAAAACCACAGGCGTGATTCGCTGCGATCAGCCCCGAACTATCGACATGGATGCGCGTCATGGCATTAAACTCGAGCGCGTGCCGGATAGCATCATGAATGAGGTCCTGGCCAGGCTGGAAACCCTGCTGACATGATGAGAAAGGTTAAAAGCAAAAAGCCCGCTTAAGTTTCCTTAAGCGGGCTTCTTAAATATGGCTCCTCTGACTGGACTCGAACCAGTGACATACGGATTAACAGTCCGCCGTTCTACCGACTGAACTACAGAGGAATCGTGTGAACGAGGCGCATGTTAATGGCCCCGCTATTTTGTGTCAACACTAAATTCAACGCGCTGATTCAATTGATTAATTAAGCCTCAGAGTGTTGATTTAGTGTACTTGCGCGGCGGGATCTCCGCCAGGACCGTCATTCTCACGTAACCGTTGCAGCGGGTCCTGCTGGTAAAACTGGCAAAAACGCTGCCACAGCGCCGGGAAACGGGGGGCGAAAAGTTCGGGGGCGCTGAAGAAATATTCTGATAACACCGCAAAGCACTCGGCAGGATCGGTGGCGGCATAGGCGTCAATGCTGGCTGCGCTTTCGCCGACCAGATCGATCTCATCCTGAATGTTGTTCATCGCGGCATGCAGATCGTGTTCCCAGCCAGCCACTTCGCGCAGTGGGATAAAGGGGACGCCGCTGGCGCGATCGCCATTGCGGGTGTCCAGCTTGTGCGCCACTTCATGAATGATGAGGTTGAACCCGGAGGCGTCGAACGAGTCCTGAATGTCGAGCCAGTTGAGGATAATGGGCCCCTGCTGCCAGCTCTGGCCGGACTGCACCATGCGCTGACTGTGCACCAGCCCAATGTCATCTTCCCATTCGTCGTCCACCACAAAGGGCGCCGGGTAGATCAGCACCTCATGGAAACCGTCCAGCCATTCGATACCCAGCTCCAGTACCGGCAGGCAGAAGAGCAGGGCGATACGGGTGCTCTTGCGATCGTCGAGTTCAAAACCCTGTAGCGGGACCAGACGTTTTTGCTGTAAGAATCGCATGGCAAGCTGCACCAGACGCGATTTATCCTCATCCGATAAAGTGGACAGGACGGGGATCGCCAGCGCCTCTTCCCACGGCAGCGCCGCGCTACGGGCGGATTCATTCGATTTCCAGGGCCACTTAATCATCGCTTTGCTCGCAAACTCGTCACTTGAACAAAATTGACCGGTTATGGTCTGTTAAAATGCCAAATTACCCGGCATGATGGCAACCATCAAAACGGAGAGATGCCGGAGCGGCTGAACGGACCGGTCTCGAAAACCGGAGTAGGGGCAACTCTACCGGGGGTTCAAATCCCCCTCTCTCCGCCACTTCATCTCTTCAGTCAGTCTTCCCGCTCGCTTTCTCGTCAGACATCCTGTGCGCTGGGTACCTTATCATTCCGCTTACGGGAAGTAACAGCCCTTTACCGCTGCAAAACAATATATGTGAGCTAAATCAGGATGTTTACCCGAAGAGGTTGTATTGCGGGCGTTACTCCTGGTGACAATATTGCCGCAGCAGGGCAACCTGCTCGGAACGCAGACGATAGCGATACACGGGCCGACCGGTGGCACCATAATGAATACTGGTGTGCAGAATATTGACCTGCGCCAGCCAAATCAGATATTTGCGGCAGGATACCCGGGAAATATTCACTGCATGCGCCAGATCGTCGGTTGAAAACTCCGTCCCCGGATGCGCATCAATCCACAGGCACAGCGTGCGCAGCGTCTGTGGGGTGAGCCCTTTCGGCAGGCGTCGATTGTCTGCCAGCCCTGGGGCACCTCCGCGCAGCAGCCGGTCAACATCGGCCTGATCGTGATACTGGTGCGACGCCATCAGGACCTTTTTCTCACGCCAGCCGTTCAATGCCTCTTCGAAGCGCGGGAACTGGAAGGGTTTGATCAGATAGTCCACCACTCCATAGTGCATGGCAGTCTGAATGGTGGCGGCATCGGAGGCCGAGGTGATCATGATGACATCGGTGTCGCGTCCGGTGGCCCGGATAACCGGTAGCAGGCTCAGGCCATTTTCGCGCTGCATGTAAACGTCCAGCAGGATCAGATCGACCTGCCGGGCAGGGGCGTTCAGCACGTTCCCGGCCTCGGCCAGCGAAGTGGCCACGCCGCAGCAGCAGAAACCGTCCACCCGGTTTACATACTGGCGGTTAAGATCGGCCACCATGGCATCATCATCGACAATCAAAACATGTATCACGAGCTTTTCCTTTCACTGTCCCAGGGGATCTGAACAAAAAACTGGGTAAACACGCCCGGTTCAGATTCGACGGCAATCTCCCCGCCCAGATTCTCAATGTGCTGACGGGCGAGGAACAGGCCCACGCCCCGATTTTCCCCTTTAGTGGAAAACCCTTTGTTAAAAATGGCCTGCAGATGGTCGGGCGCAATGCCGGGACCGTCATCACTCACTTCCGCGCTGAGCCAGCCCTGCTGATAGTGCAGCAGCAGGCCGATCTCTCCCTCGGGCTGCGCGGCCATGGCATCCAGCGCATTCTCGATCAGATTCCCGAGCACGGTTACAAGCCCGGCGACCTGCTGTTCATTCGGATTATCCGGTACCTCGCTGGCATCGGAGAGGGTCAGGCTAAACCCCAGCTCCCGGGCGCGGCTGATCTTGCTCAACAGAAAGCCGGCCACCACCGGCGATTTGACGTTGCGCTGCAGCGTGCCGACATCGCTCTGCCAGGCACTGGCGGTCTGCACGACGTACTCTTCCAGTTTGGCATAGTGCTTCATATGCAGTAGTCCGAGGATCACATGTAGCTTATTCATAAACTCATGGGAGTGGCTGCGCAGCACATCGAGATAACTTACCATCCCGTCCAGGCGCTGCAGCAGCTGGCTAATCTCG
Proteins encoded:
- the cbl gene encoding HTH-type transcriptional regulator Cbl translates to MNFQQLKIIREAARRDYNLTEVANMLYTSQSGVSRHIRELEEELGIEIFIRRGKRLLGMTEPGKALLTIAERILNEASNVRRLADLFTNDASGVLTIATTHTQARYSLPPVIKAFRELFPEVRLELIQGTPQEIEVLLQNGGADIGIASERLSNDPLLAAFPWFRWHHSLLLPVDHPLTQVSPLTLDDIVKWPLITYRQGITGRSRIDEAFNRKGLTPDVVLSAQDSDVIRTYVELGLGIGLVAEQSGGEREQGSLVRLDTRHLFDANTVWLGLKRGQLQRNYVWRFIELCNAGLSVDEIKRQVMEPEEVAIDYQI
- a CDS encoding AbrB/MazE/SpoVT family DNA-binding domain-containing protein, producing MYITRLKKVGGSVMLAVPPAVLKTLGLQPDSEVAVTIEKGCLIVELQKRPHCSLAELLAQGDPQAELSKEDREWIDAPAVGKEIL
- a CDS encoding type II toxin-antitoxin system PemK/MazF family toxin encodes the protein MDRGEIWLVSLDPTAGHEQSGKRPVLIVSPAAFNHLTRLPVVVPVTTGGKFARTAGFAVSLNEAGSKTTGVIRCDQPRTIDMDARHGIKLERVPDSIMNEVLARLETLLT
- a CDS encoding helix-turn-helix domain-containing protein, producing MGRTLEQLLAEEKPEVVEAAKAIAEEMLLNIHLAELREKVNKTQNEMAQALGLKQPTVAGMEKAGRDIKLSTLKRYVEAAGGKLRVEVDLPDGSHYGFAL
- the dcuR gene encoding two-component system response regulator DcuR, with protein sequence MIHVLIVDDDAMVADLNRQYVNRVDGFCCCGVATSLAEAGNVLNAPARQVDLILLDVYMQRENGLSLLPVIRATGRDTDVIMITSASDAATIQTAMHYGVVDYLIKPFQFPRFEEALNGWREKKVLMASHQYHDQADVDRLLRGGAPGLADNRRLPKGLTPQTLRTLCLWIDAHPGTEFSTDDLAHAVNISRVSCRKYLIWLAQVNILHTSIHYGATGRPVYRYRLRSEQVALLRQYCHQE
- the mtfA gene encoding DgsA anti-repressor MtfA, with the translated sequence MIKWPWKSNESARSAALPWEEALAIPVLSTLSDEDKSRLVQLAMRFLQQKRLVPLQGFELDDRKSTRIALLFCLPVLELGIEWLDGFHEVLIYPAPFVVDDEWEDDIGLVHSQRMVQSGQSWQQGPIILNWLDIQDSFDASGFNLIIHEVAHKLDTRNGDRASGVPFIPLREVAGWEHDLHAAMNNIQDEIDLVGESAASIDAYAATDPAECFAVLSEYFFSAPELFAPRFPALWQRFCQFYQQDPLQRLRENDGPGGDPAAQVH
- a CDS encoding type II toxin-antitoxin system RelE/ParE family toxin, giving the protein MWKIETTDTFDRWLSSLDDRERSGMLAALIVLQTKGPLLPRPWADTIKRSRYHNMKELRVQCGGQPLRAFFAFDPFRTGIILCAGNKAGNEKRFYDEMIPLADRELTAYLDNKERKE